GCGCTCATTGGCATCATCACGGCGTTCCGTGAGTCGATTGCCAACATCTTCAATCGCACGACCACGACGCTCAACTCCGCTGGCACGACCTGATCGCATGACCCGCTCGCTCCGTGTAGGTTGCCAGTACTTCATGAGTGCTGGATCACCTACAGGAGCGAGCGTGCGTCATGATCAACGCGTTCCGGGAATTGCTCAGGGAAGAGGACGGAGCATCGCTGGCTGAGTATGCCATGCTGCTTGGCATCATCACCGTGGCGATGATTGGCGTGTTCAGCCTCTTCAAGGACGCAATCGGCGGCATCTTCACCCGCACGACGAACACCTTCAATTCGGCGGCCAGCGCCTGAGGGTGTGTCATGAGGCAGCGTGGCCCTTCCAGCATCACAACGACTCGCCAGACGATGGCGTGAAGAGGACGGCGCATCGCTTGGCGAATATGCGCTGGTTCTTGGCGTGGTGTCGGTGGTGCTGGT
This DNA window, taken from Gemmatimonas sp. UBA7669, encodes the following:
- a CDS encoding Flp family type IVb pilin is translated as MINAFRELLREEDGASLAEYAMLLGIITVAMIGVFSLFKDAIGGIFTRTTNTFNSAASA
- a CDS encoding Flp family type IVb pilin gives rise to the protein MTSLVRRFVREEDGASLAEYALLLGVITVALIGIITAFRESIANIFNRTTTTLNSAGTT